Part of the Henckelia pumila isolate YLH828 chromosome 2, ASM3356847v2, whole genome shotgun sequence genome is shown below.
TGACATTCATAAATTATGTCTTTTCTTATGTTAGAAGCCCAGTAagctttttttttctctctataTGAATATAACTTACTACATGTCTATGTTCACTGAATGATGTTACTcgctaattatatattttgttgCTTTCAATCGGCAGATTGACTAAAGAGCACACTCAAGTGAGTATTAAATTAATGTCTCTTCTGATTCAATTAATATGGTTTATTGTCATTGATGACCTGAAGCCCTTTTCTTCAATGACAAAATGCCAATATGGTCAAAATGTCTATTAACAGGCTATAATTAAAGTGGTTGCGAGATCATCTGAAGATGTGAAGCAAAGCATAAGGAGATCACGCCAGAAGGTACTCCTGCGAGCACCCAGAAGTTTCCTTGGAAAGTTAATGACTTTAAAACCTAGCACtttttccaaaaaaacaaaatacaaaaaaGAAATTTGGTATATTATTGAAGATTTATCTATATTCATGAGGGCTAAGATCAAATTGAAGTATACTGAAAAGAGGCATGATCCTTGTTGCACTACTTGTGACATTGAGTAAATGGAGCAAAAGTTTGGAAGGTGTTACTAATTATTGCATTACTGTGGTGGTTTACCTTTTGCAAACCCACGTTATGCTGTCTGAAATGTTTTTATGAATGTttcttttgtgtgtgtgtgtgccgCGGAACTAGTAATGGAGTCTGGTTTGATGCATTTTTTTTATCAGAAACATAGTCTTGCTAATTCACTAAAAGCCTAATATCATGGTTATAGGCATTGGACAGCATTAAAAAAGGAGGACCCAAGAAGAAGGATAAAGATAAAGCAGGTTCAAGTTTGTCCGAAGATGAAATCAAACGAATGGAGAAAGAAGTGAGTTGCTTACATTGTTGCGAACAAAACGTGATGTGCTTGTGATTCAACTCTCACATGGCTCTTTTTACATTTCAGATTGATGACTTGACCAAAAAGTATATAAAGAAGGCTGAAGATATGTGCAAGACTAAGGAAAAGGAAATTAAAGTAGGCTGAATGATGGATCTTCGTGTGGCATGTTTCTTGCATAGTGAATTGGGAGAAACGTAGCCCCTTTCATGTCATACGCTTCGAAGCTTATTCAATCAGTGTTTCAAATGCAATTTGATGCAGCACTTGCTGTTTAAATCTCGTCTCCATTCACTGTTTGTGTCCGCATATCTTACCCGTAATGTTGCGTTCAAATGCATTTGTATCAGATTTATTCAAATCAGCACTCTGTACATTTCATAAACCCAACCTGTTTTCTTGTGAATCTTAAACTGTAGTTATATTTTGTTTCCCCAAAATCAGTTTTTCATTCTAGTAGGGTAAAATAACAATAGTTCCAAAACTGGATTGTTTATGAATCTCGAAATTTCACATCAAATTAATAATACTGAATTTACAACTAGTTCGTCCAAAATCTTGACATTGAAACAGCACAAATGAAAGCCGGTGCTTTGAGATTAAAGCACCGCTGTGACTATGTACAGCTTACGTAAAAACGTTTCTAATCCTCTAAACCACCAAAAATAGCGTCTCTTGTTACGAGTCTTATACCACGCACCCATAGCTCCGCCGTTTCCTCTCCGTCGCATGCAAAATGGAATTCCTTGTTCTTTGATGTGATCACATGGAAAATTCCAGGCTTGCTACCATCGCCTTTCGTTTGTCTGCTTCTCTGGAAGCTTATGCTAGAGCCTACTTCAGCATTACGGCATATGACATTTCGACGACTCGAATTTCCCCATCGAAGTACTCCACTAGATCCTACCATTTTCATGACCTTTGTGTGTGGAGACCCTTTTCCTCCTTTCGTGTGCTTTAGTACCGTGGCACCGCATAACACCAGTTTGCGTGCAAGTGCATTTAGTATGATGTTTTTGGCATCATTTTGCAGTCCCCCATATTTTCTAGCAAGTGATAAAGCAGTTTCGCCCTTGGCATTTTTCGCATCACAATGTGCTCCATTGGAGATCAGGAGTTGGCACATCTCACCATTACCTTCCCTTGCTGCCAGCATCAGTGGCGTATAGTCATCGCCATCCGAGGCGTTGATTTCATAACCCTTGCTTATCAGTAACTTCACTGCATCCAAGTCTCCATATCGGGCAGCACAATGTAACGCATAAAATCCTCCAGAACTGTGGTTTCCCTTCTCGAGAGCAAAATCAAGCattattttttcaaacataTCTTTACTTTGACTCAGTTGAGACAAAGTGATAGCAGTCTCGCCGGATTTATTGCACAACTTCACATCAGCTCCAGCATATACAAGTTGCCTGAAGGCATCAACATGGCCTTCCATGGCAGCGATCATGACTGCTGAGAAACCGAGCGCATCCTGTTCATCAAGATCAATACCTTTCTTTCCAATCAGAGATTTCAAACCTAGAATATCTCCAGATCGCACTACGAATAGAAAAGGTGAAAATGCGGATGTGTTGGAAGACGTGGGCACGTGACCACTTCGGATTACATTCAGCGTTATATGTTGAAACTCTGTGTGCCACTCATTAGACCTTGCAATATAAACCACAGTTTGGCCAGCTGTGTTAACCAAACCAAAGTCTGCACCTGCTTTTGCTAATATTTTAAGGCAATCTCCCTGCTTGTACTTGACACTGATTAAAAGAGCTGTTTCACCAGATTCTGTTCTTGAGTTGAGATCACAACCAGAATCTATTAAACTTTTAAGAATCACTGGAAATCCAAGACGAGCAGCAATATGTAATGGCCTAAACTCCGATTTTTGAGTGGTCTGGACTGGGGTTTCTATGTGAGCACCACATTTTATGAGCACTTTCACAGCACCATCATTGCCACACAGAATTGCATGGTGGAGAAGTGTTCTTCCATGATGATTGGCATTTGGGGCGAGGTGATGGAGAAGCATCTGCAAGATAGAACCTGTTGCCTCAAAATATTCTACGGCACACCAGGTAATGGGGTAAGGCTCTGCCAGCCCTGCACCCACTCGAAGTTCCTCACCTGAAGCTGTATCCCATGACCACGCCCCAAGCTGCACTTTAACATCAGTTCTGGCTCCAGCCTTCGCTCCAAAAGTCAATAAAATACAGAATGGATGTCAGTTTCTGTCCACAAAACGCGAAAACAAAATATTCTTTGAAGATAGTTGCAGAGTGTGACATCACCTAGTTCTTAGACCAATGATGTGAAACAATAAACAATTATCGTAAATTGCAAGTACAGATTGGTTGTGATTCTATTTTGGGTTGAATTTTACAAGGTAAGCAATTCTTTTAGCCGACAGTTTTCTCCAATTCTTGAAACTTAATAGATGAAAGTTGATTCATGACAAACACAAACACTAATTTAGCATCAATTCGCTTACTTCCAGCAGTAGGCGAACAACTGAGATCTGTCTACTGACTACAGCAGCTACAAGCGCAGTACAGTCAGCAT
Proteins encoded:
- the LOC140881737 gene encoding uncharacterized protein, which encodes MMLLRHGGGGGFLTGKQVVPVDYQAEVSQRVLEAALCDDLKSVIECLGDPSVDVNYVGAVCLRIRKTEIVLVEESPCEVRVDYDEFRTDVTPLFVAVCNGNLELVKNLLSAGADLNLQLFRGFATTAAVREGHFEILEMLLKAGASQPACEEALLEASNHGRSKAVKLLMGSDLIRPHVAIHALVTACCRGFVDVVKAFMKCGVDVNATDRMLLQSCKPCLHANADCTALVAAVVSRQISVVRLLLEAGARTDVKVQLGAWSWDTASGEELRVGAGLAEPYPITWCAVEYFEATGSILQMLLHHLAPNANHHGRTLLHHAILCGNDGAVKVLIKCGAHIETPVQTTQKSEFRPLHIAARLGFPVILKSLIDSGCDLNSRTESGETALLISVKYKQGDCLKILAKAGADFGLVNTAGQTVVYIARSNEWHTEFQHITLNVIRSGHVPTSSNTSAFSPFLFVVRSGDILGLKSLIGKKGIDLDEQDALGFSAVMIAAMEGHVDAFRQLVYAGADVKLCNKSGETAITLSQLSQSKDMFEKIMLDFALEKGNHSSGGFYALHCAARYGDLDAVKLLISKGYEINASDGDDYTPLMLAAREGNGEMCQLLISNGAHCDAKNAKGETALSLARKYGGLQNDAKNIILNALARKLVLCGATVLKHTKGGKGSPHTKVMKMVGSSGVLRWGNSSRRNVICRNAEVGSSISFQRSRQTKGDGSKPGIFHVITSKNKEFHFACDGEETAELWVRGIRLVTRDAIFGGLED